One Candidatus Binatia bacterium genomic window, GCGGCTGTCTGGAAGGCGACTGCCGCATCATGCCACCGCGCGCCTCGCTTCGCGTCGTGCGGTCGCTGCCGACAGCCGCGGACACCTGAGAAGGACAGTTCGATAGTCTGTAGTTGATCGCCGGAGATCGAAGGCCATCCGGCTTTTCTCTCTCACTATCGACTACCGACGATGACCTGTTTCGAGCAGCGCCAGATCGTACTCGAAGGCGGCGGCAGTGTCTCGGCTGTCGTCGCGCTTCCGGAGGTACGCGCTGCGGACGATACGCCGGCAGTCATTCTGGCCCATGGCGCCGGGAACGACATGCACAGCCCCTTCCTGTCCGCCATCCATGAAGGTCTGGCGCGATGTGGCTACGTGACGGTGAAGTTCAATTTCCCATACAAAGAACGCGGCGGACGTGCTCCGGACCACGCGTCCATTCTGGAGGCGTGCTATGCTCGTGTGCTTCACACCGTCCGTAACGATCGGCGGATTGCCTGTCAGCGCATCGTGATCGGCGGGAAGTCGCTCGGCGGCCGCATCGCTTCGCACTTAGCCGCCTACGGCGAAGAGGTTGCGGGATTGCTCCTGCTCGGCTACCCGTTGCATCCACCCCGCAAGCCTGACCGGTTGCGCGTTGCGCACCTCACCAACATCCGCATACCGATGCTTTTCTTTTGCGGCACCCGCGATGCACTGTGCGAGTTCCCCCTGCTGCAACAGGCGCTCGCCCGTTTGTCTATGCGCGCGGAACTTCACATCATCGAAGGCGGGGACCATTCCTTCAATCTCCCAAAATCGATGCAGCGTGATAGCATGGCTGTTTGCGCAGAGATCATCGAAGCCAGCGCGCACTGGCTGGCGACACTGGGCAAGTAACCACACCATCACAACGGAGGGGAATGAGTCATGGCAGACGAACCGACACCACCGCAGAATCAAATCTCGATTCAGATAGATGCGGACAGTGCGACCGGGGTGTATTCGAACCTCATGATGATCAGTCACCGCAAAGAGGAGTTCGTCCTCGATTTCCTGTTTGTCCAACCGCAGCGGACCGCACAGGGACAGGCGGTGGCGAACCTTCGGTCGCGTGTCATCACCACGCCGGAACACATGAAGCGCATCCTCAAAGCGATCGAGGAGAACATCACGCGCTACGAGCAAGCGTTCGGCACCATTCAGGCGGCCACCGACATGCCCAAGGTGATGCACTGATTGGGGTCTTTCGGAACATTTGCTGTTGCTTGCCGCTTTCTGTAGAAAATAAGGTGAAGCATCAGGAGAGGCAGCGGTATGGGGCCCGAGCGTCCTCGTCAGCAATCTGAGTCTGCACTCGTTCACCAACCGTTCCGGGTTCTCGGCACGCTGCAGGTCCAGCGTCCCATCCCAGCGGCAGCGCCAGCGACGGCACCCCCGGCCGCGCCACCTGTGCCGCCGAGCGATGCAGCGACGCTGTTCCGCCAAGCCGTGGCGGGGGTGACCCCCTTGAAGGCGAGCGCGCGGGCGCGGGTTGCAGGTCCGGCACCCGCCTCACCCGCGCGGGCAATCACACATCCCGACGCCGAGGCGCTCGCCGAATTGTGCGATATTGTGGGTGGCAGTGCCCCGTTCGACATCAGCGACAGCGACGAACACCTCGAAGGCGCAATGGTCGGGCTCGATCCGCGCTTGCTGCGCCGCTTGCGCAGCGGCGAGTTCGCCTATCAGGACCACCTGGACCTCCACGGCATGACGAGCGAAGAGGCGCGTCCAGCGGTGGAATCGTTCCTCACCCATGCCTACCAGAGCGGCAAGCGCTGTGTGCTCATCGTCCATGGCCGCGGCCTCAATTCAAAGGACCAGATTCCGGTCCTGAAGAGCCGCCTCGCAACCTGGCTGGCCCGTGGGCAGTCGGCGCGGCGCATCCTGGCATTTGCCAGTGCCCGCCCGTGCGACGGTGGGGCCGGCGCCTTGTATGTTCTTTTGCGCCGGCAGCGCAATGTGAAGCGGCCGATCCGCGTTATCGTCGGCGCCAAGTGGTGAGGTCGAACGGCCTGCAAGCCCCGGGGTTTTCTCCAGTCGGTTTTCAGCTATGCTCTCTCTGCTCCAGATGCGATGCCAAGCCTTCATTTCGGCCGTCATGGGTATTGTGGTATTAGCAGGCACCGCCATGGCTGACCCGACAACGCGTTTTCCGCCCGAGTTCGTGGGTCAGTTGCAGCACAGCAAGGAGATCTATGTTGCCACGCTACGCAAAGACGGAAGGCGCAGCACCGTTGTCCCTGTGTGGTTCGGCATCCTCGACGATGCCATTTTGTTTGCCAGCCTTCCCGACAACCATAAGGCAAAACGCGTGAAGCGCGGGAGTCCGATCTTTGTCTCAGTCCAAGGCAAGGATGGTCCTTTCATCAAGACCAAGGCCGAGATCGTCAAAGACGGCGCCGTCGCGGAGCGCCTCGGACAGATCTACTCGCAGAAGTACTGGATTGCCTGGGTGGGGATGTTCCGGCCCAGCCGCGCGAAAATCGAGACCGGCAAGAACGTCCTGATCCGCCTCACCCCGGAACCATAACCCGCTCGCCAACACCGATTGCATGGGCCCCGGAAACTCGGGTAGAGGGTTGGGGCGCGGAAGCATACAAGCCGCGACTTCGGGAGGAACCATGGATTTCGCCCTGTCTACAGATGAGCTGCTTCTGCAGCGATCCGTACGCGACTTCGTCGAGGAGCAAGCCAACACCTGTTGGAAAGAGATCGATCGAACCGATGAGTTGCCGGCGCATGTCATCGAGGGCGCCTGCGGTCTGGGGCTCTTCGCTCTCAGCATCCCCGCCGAATACGGCGGCCTTGAGTT contains:
- a CDS encoding DUF3467 domain-containing protein — encoded protein: MADEPTPPQNQISIQIDADSATGVYSNLMMISHRKEEFVLDFLFVQPQRTAQGQAVANLRSRVITTPEHMKRILKAIEENITRYEQAFGTIQAATDMPKVMH
- a CDS encoding alpha/beta family hydrolase encodes the protein MTCFEQRQIVLEGGGSVSAVVALPEVRAADDTPAVILAHGAGNDMHSPFLSAIHEGLARCGYVTVKFNFPYKERGGRAPDHASILEACYARVLHTVRNDRRIACQRIVIGGKSLGGRIASHLAAYGEEVAGLLLLGYPLHPPRKPDRLRVAHLTNIRIPMLFFCGTRDALCEFPLLQQALARLSMRAELHIIEGGDHSFNLPKSMQRDSMAVCAEIIEASAHWLATLGK
- a CDS encoding Smr/MutS family protein, coding for MPPSDAATLFRQAVAGVTPLKASARARVAGPAPASPARAITHPDAEALAELCDIVGGSAPFDISDSDEHLEGAMVGLDPRLLRRLRSGEFAYQDHLDLHGMTSEEARPAVESFLTHAYQSGKRCVLIVHGRGLNSKDQIPVLKSRLATWLARGQSARRILAFASARPCDGGAGALYVLLRRQRNVKRPIRVIVGAKW